The genomic DNA GGGCAGGGCGTGGGTCGCCGAGTATATCGACGGGTTGCCCGTGGTGGATATGAGTCATACGAGCATGGTCTTTTCTACCGACGGCAAGGTCAAAGGAACCGGCGGTTGCAATTCCTACAGCGGCGGGTACACTCTGGAAAACGGCAGGATATCCTTCACGCCGTTTGCCACGACCATGCGTTCCTGCGTCCCGGCCCTGAATGATCAGGAAATGCGCTTTTTCAGTTTCCTGAACGGAAAGCTGATCGTGAAATTCAAGAGCGGCCTGCTCTATCTGGTTTCTGAAGAAGGAAAACCATCCATTTTCTCTGAGCTGGAATAAGTTGTCAAAAAGCCCCGAATTTCATCGGGCTTTTATCTTTCTACAATTCCGATTTGAGTCGCATGATGCGGTCATATGACTGCGTGATTCTCTGCTTCGAGATCACGCCGTCATCGACGAACTTGCGGATGATGGCGTGTGCCTTGGGGACGACGTCGGCGTCATAGTCGATGTTGTTGCCGAAGAGCAGGATGTCTGCTCCGGCCTGAATGGAGAGGCTGATGGCTTCGGCCTGTCCGTAGAAGCTGGTGATGGCTTTCATGGTCATGTCGTCGGTGATGACTACGCCGTTGAATCCGAGGTCCTTTCGCAGCAGGCCTGTGATGAT from uncultured Pseudodesulfovibrio sp. includes the following:
- a CDS encoding META domain-containing protein, with product MFERRTMKALLAMVLCLSLLTACAGKKAVSEDAAMSDADLLAQLAGRAWVAEYIDGLPVVDMSHTSMVFSTDGKVKGTGGCNSYSGGYTLENGRISFTPFATTMRSCVPALNDQEMRFFSFLNGKLIVKFKSGLLYLVSEEGKPSIFSELE